From the Mangifera indica cultivar Alphonso chromosome 10, CATAS_Mindica_2.1, whole genome shotgun sequence genome, one window contains:
- the LOC123227535 gene encoding transportin-1-like has product MAAPASWQPQEEGFREICGLLEQQISPTSTADKSQIWQQLQHYSQFPDFNNYLAFILARAEGKSVEIRQAAGLLLKNNLRTAYKSIAAANLQYIKSELLPCLGAADRRIRSTVGTIISVVVQLGGISVWPELLQALVNCLDSNDINHMEGAMDALSKICEDLPQALDSDVPGLAERPINILLPRFLQFFQSPHTTLRKLSLGSVNQYIMLMPSALYTSMDQYLQGLFVLANDSATEVRKLVCAAFVQLIEVQPSFLEPHLRNVIEYLLQVNKDADDEVALEACEFWSAYCETQLPPENLKEFLPRLLPVLLSNMVYADDDESLLEAEEDESLPDRDQDLKPRFHTSRFHGSEDLEDDDDDIVNVWNLRKCSAAALDVLSNVFGDEILPTLMPIIHAKLATSGDAAWKDREAAVLALGAVAEGCINGLYPHLSEIVAFLIPLLDDKFPLIRSISCWTLSRFSKFVVQEVGHQNGNEQFDKVLMGLLQRILDTNKRVQEAACSAFATLEEEAAEELAPRLEVILQHLMCAFGKYQRRNLRIVYDAIGTLADAVGQELNQPTYLEILMPPLITKWQQLPNSDRDLFPLLECFTSIAQALGSGFTQFALPVFQRCIDIIQTQQLAKVNPVSAGVQYDKEFIVCALDLLSGLVEGLGSGIESLVAQSNLRELLLQCCMDDAHDVKQSAFALVGDLAKVCPIHLHPRLSEFLDVAAKQLNTSKLRETISVANNACWAIGELAIKVRQEVSPVVMTVISSLVLILQHSEELNKSLIENSAITLGRLAWVCPEMVAPHMEHFMQSWCIALSMIRDDIEKEDAFRGLCAMVKANPSGALSSLVFMCRAIASWHEIRSEELHNDVCQVLLGYKQMLRNGAWDQCMSALEPPVKDKLSKYQV; this is encoded by the exons atggcCGCCCCCGCCTCGTGGCAGCCTCAAGAAGAGGGTTTTAGAGAGATCTGTGGCTTGTTAGAGCAGCAGATTTCGCCGACTTCAACTGCTGACAAGTCCCAGATTTGGCAACAACTCCAACACTACTCTCAGTTCCCTGATTTCAATAACTACCTCGCTTTCATCCTCGCACGTGCCGAG GGCAAATCAGTGGAGATTCGACAAGCTGCTGGTTTGCTGCTGAAAAATAACCTTAGAACAGCATACAAATCTATCGCTGCTGCAAACCTACAGTATATAAAGTCAGAGTTGTTGCCTTGTTTAGGAGCTGCTGATAGGCGCATCAGGTCTACTGTTGGGACTATTATCAGTGTTGTTGTTCAACTAGGTGGGATTTCAGTGTGGCCTGAACTGTTGCAAGCTCTAGTAAATTGCTTGGACAGTAATGACATCAATCACATGGAAGGTGCTATGGACGCTTTGTCCAAG ATTTGTGAGGACTTACCCCAAGCACTGGATTCAGATGTACCTGGGTTGGCTGAGCGTCCCATCAACATCTTACTTCCTCGATTTTTGCAG TTTTTCCAGTCACCGCATACCACTCTAAGAAAACTTTCCTTGGGTTCTGTAAATCAATACATCATGCTGATGCCTTCT GCTTTATATACATCCATGGATCAATACCTTCAGGGTTTGTTTGTTCTTGCTAATGACTCTGCTACAGAAGTCCGAAAATTG GTTTGTGCAGCATTTGTTCAGCTAATAGAAGTCCAACCATCTTTCTTGGAA CCGCATCTAAGGAATGTAATTGAATACTTGTTACAAGTCAACAAGGATGCTGATGATGAAGTGGCTCTTGAAGCTTGTGAATTCTG GTCTGCATACTGTGAGACGCAATTACCACCTGAAAACTTGAAAGAATTCTTGCCACGTCTGCTTCCG GTTCTGCTTTCAAATATGGTTTATGCTGATGATGATGAGTCACTTCTTGAAGCCGAG GAGGATGAGTCTCTCCCAGACCGGGACCAG GATCTAAAACCTCGTTTTCATACATCACGGTTTCATGGATCAGAAGATTTGGAAGATGAT GATGATGACATTGTTAATGTATGGAATTTACGGAAGTGCAGTGCAGCGGCACTTGATGTTCTCTCCAACGTGTTTGGGGATGAGATTCTTCCAACTTTGATGCCTATTATTCAT GCTAAGTTGGCCACTAGTGGTGATGCAGCCTGGAAAGACAGGGAAGCAGCTGTTTTGGCTCTTGGTGCCGTGGCAGAAGGTTGCATTAATGGCCTTTACCCTCATTTATCTGAG ATTGTGGCATTTCTTATCCCTCTATTAGATGACAAGTTTCCTTTAATTCGGAGTATTTCTTGTTGGACGCTTTCTCGATTCAGCAAATTTGTTGTTCAG GAAGTTGGCCATCAGAATGGTAATGAGCAATTTGACAAGGTTCTTATGGGTCTTCTACAAAGAATATTGGATACCAACAAACGGGTGCAAGAGGCTGCTTGTTCAGCTTTTGCAACACTTGAAGAG GAGGCTGCAGAAGAGTTGGCACCGCGTTTGGAAGTTATCTTGCAGCACCTTATGTGTGCTTTTGGAAAATATCAG AGACGGAACCTCAGAATTGTATATGATGCAATTGGAACCCTAGCTGATGCTGTTGGACAAGAACTAAATCAG CCCACTTATCTTGAAATTCTGATGCCACCATTAATCACAAAGTGGCAGCAACTTCCAAATTCAGACAGAGATCTTTTTCCATTGCTTGAGTGCTTTACATCCATAGCACAG GCATTGGGTAGCGGATTCACTCAGTTTGCTCTTCCTGTATTTCAGAGGTGCATAGATATCATCCAGACCCAACAACTGGCAAAG GTCAATCCTGTTTCAGCTGGAGTTCAATATGATAAAGAGTTTATTGTATGCGCTCTTGATCTGCTCTCTGGACTTGTGGAGGGTCTCGGTAGTGGGATAGAGAGCTTG GTTGCACAAAGTAATTTGCGTGAATTGCTTCTTCAATGTTGCATGGATGATGCTCATGATGTCAAACAAAGTGCCTTTGCCCTTGTTGGAGACCTCGCAAAA GTTTGCCCTATTCATTTGCACCCTCGATTATCTGAATTTCTTGATGTTGCTGCCAAACAACTG AACACTTCTAAGCTGAGAGAAACTATTTCAGTAGCAAATAATGCATGTTGGGCTATCGGAGAATTAGCTATTAAG GTTCGTCAGGAAGTCTCTCCTGTTGTTATGACAGTTATTTCAAGCCTGGTCCTAATTCTTCAACATTCTGAG GAGCTTAATAAGTCACTGATAGAAAATAGTGCAATCACACTTGGGAGGCTTGCTTGGGTTTGTCCAGAAATGGTGGCACCTCATATGGAACATTTCATGCAATCATGGTGCATTGCGTTGTCTAT GATACGTGATGACATTGAGAAGGAGGATGCATTCCGAGGTCTATGTGCAATG GTTAAAGCAAATCCCTCGGGGGCTCTAAGTTCACTTGTTTTCATGTGCAGAGCTATTGCAAGTTGGCAT GAAATAAGGAGCGAAGAGCTGCATAATGATGTTTGCCAGGTGTTGCTTGGTTATAAACAG aTGCTCAGGAATGGTGCATGGGATCAGTGTATGTCTGCTTTGGAGCCCCCTGTAAAAGATAAGCTGTCAAAATATCAAGTATGA
- the LOC123228288 gene encoding serine/threonine protein phosphatase 2A 57 kDa regulatory subunit B' alpha isoform-like translates to MGVIRNSKETSSKKKPRSTTLKYLFDLDSNFCSNPSSPNNGKPSSFDSENEEILSAISICTTVFTFTDPAESPSQQDLKRLKLTQLLAVTKSPKKPLDDRILSRLISMVSTNLFRPLPPPSNTSIITELAEDEDLFSSPGPLWSHLQIIYDILLRLVLDVDSKILREYIDHHFLTNLLSLFQTEDSRECDTLKNVYHRIYAKFTFYRSFMRKSMNDVFLHYLYEAEKHYGIGELLEIWGSIINGFTVPLKEEHKLFLMRVLIPLHKLKGMQVYHRQLAYCVSQFVQKEPALGGVVVRGILKYWPVTNCQKEVMLIGELEELVENIDPDQYRRLALPICTQITRCLNSFNSQVAERALYVWNNEQFVKMAESALEEVFPVIVEGMERNLKLHWSNSVKQLTENVKSMLEKMDQNLYSKCLQQINLREAEAHKEEIIRKQKWERIEMAASLNEILKQTESVSVSH, encoded by the exons ATGGGTGTAATTAGGAACTCTAAAGAGACTTCTTCAAAGAAAAAACCTCGGAGTACCACACTTAAGTACCTGTTTGATCTTGATTCCAACTTTTGCAGTAATCCTTCTAGTCCCAACAATGGCAAGCCCTCATCTTTCGATTCCGAAAATGAAGAAATCCTATCAGCTATCTCTATCTGTACTACTGTTTTCACCTTCACTGATCCTGCAGAGTCTCCTTCTCAGCAGGACCTCAAGCGCCTCAAACTCACTCAATTACTTGCAGTCACAAAGTCCCCCAAGAAGCCACTGGATGATCGAATTCTGTCTCGTTTAATCTCCATGGTATCGACCAACCTCTTCAGGCCTCTCCCGCCACCATCTAATACCTCCATCATCACGGAGTTAGCAGAAGATGAAGACTTGTTTTCCAGTCCAGGACCTTTGTGGTCACACCTACAAATTATTTATGACATTCTCCTCAGGCTTGTTCTTGACGTGGATTCCAAGATACTTCGCGAGTACATCGATCATCATTTCCTCACCAACCTACTGTCCCTATTTCAAACCGAAGATTCAAGAGAATGCGACACTTTGAAGAATGTTTACCATAGGATATATGCAAAATTCACTTTCTACCGATCATTTATGAGAAAATCGATGAATGATGTTTTCCTTCACTATTTGTACGAGGCAGAGAAGCATTATGGGATTGGGGAGCTTCTTGAGATATGGGGAAGTATCATCAATGGTTTCACAGTTCCACTCAAGGAAGAACACAAGCTATTCCTGATGAGGGTGCTCATTCCTTTGCACAAGCTCAAAGGAATGCAGGTTTATCACAGGCAGTTGGCTTATTGTGTGTCTCAGTTTGTGCAGAAAGAGCCTGCGCTCGGCGGGGTGGTTGTTAGAGGCATTTTGAAGTATTGGCCTGTCACTAATTGTCAGAAGGAAGTCATGCTTATAGGAGAACTCGAAGAATTGGTGGAGAACATTGACCCTGATCAATACAGGAGGCTGGCCCTGCCTATATGTACCCAAATCACAAGGTGTTTGAACAGCTTCAACTCACAG GTTGCCGAGCGAGCCCTTTACGTATGGAACAATGAACAGTTTGTAAAGATGGCAGAATCAGCATTGGAAGAAGTGTTTCCAGTGATTGTAGAAGGCATGGAAAGGAACCTGAAGCTGCACTGGAGCAATAGTGTGAAGCAACTGACAGAAAATGTAAAGTCGATGCTGGAAAAAATGGATCAAAATTTATACAGCAAATGCCTGCAACAAATAAATCTCAGAGAAGCTGAAGCTCACAAAGAAGAGATCATTAGGAAACAGAAATGGGAAAGAATTGAAATGGCAGCATCTCTAAATGAAATACTCAAACAAACAGAGTCTGTAAGTGTTTCTCATTGA